One uncultured Carboxylicivirga sp. genomic window, TTTACTAAATCATGATCATTTATTATCCTATTATTCTTCATATAAAAGAAGAATAGCACAATAGTTATAATAAATATGAATAATATGATGACACTTTTCTTATTCATTCTTTTTCTGCTCAAGATCTGTTTTATAAGTTACAAATTGAGGCAGGAAGACAGCTTCTAGGATAACTTCTTTTAAATTAATTAATCTTGACATTTTTTTTCGATCATCAGAATCTTTACCTTCTAAGAAACTCTTCACAGTTTTTCCATTCTCAACTTTATAAATAGCAAAAAGAGACGTTAAACCTTTGGTTCCACCATCATCTTTTTGTTTACTTTCTTTCGATTGCTTTTTTTCAATGCGGTCTGTTTTCCCTTTTCTTAAAATTTCTTTTAAATAAAAGCGGAGATGGTATTGACAATCAAAATTAAATTTCTGCATTCCAAATAAGGTAACATCAAAAGTATTGGTTTTAATATTAGTTTGCGGGGCATAGACTGCTCCAGCATAAACAAACAATTTTGTATCAATGGTTTTGAATTTTATTTTTTCTAATCCATCTATGCCATAATCATCTCCCATTTCTACAGCAATTGGATAATTAAATAGTTTACCGTTTTCAAGAGTTAAATCAGCAGTAACAAATATTGAATCTGTAATAAGAGAATCTTTAAAGAGAATATAACCATTTAGATTATTTGTACTCAAAAAGCCACTAAGTTGTTCATGATTAATATAATCCTCATTTCCATATTCCTTAAAGTTATCAAAGTCAACTAATAGTTGATTGACATCCAGGTTTTTAGTGCTGTTTTTGAAATAGATTTTTTGAATATTATCGTACATCTGTACTTTGACTGAAGTATTTGCATGCCCTTTAAATGCATCAAATTTTAACTGGTCAACTATATATTCGTGATCAGTTAATTTATAAAGCCCGCTTATATTTTCAAGGATAGCGTTTTCGTATTTCAATTGATCCACGTAGAATTTTCCTCGTACATCAAATGAATAATTGCCTGGTTCGGCAGGGATAGTATCCACCTGAGCTACTTCTGTTGAATCTGTAACAGGCATTAACTTTTCGAGTTCAGCATAATCAATATTACCCAGATGAACAAATCCACGAACTTTAACTTTCTTTTTCTGATTTTGCAATACACTTTTATGCAAATCTACGACGTAGGTTGAGTCGGCAGTAAAAGAAATCTGATTGAAACTTCCTGAAATATCTTCCATAGAAATGGAATCGTTTTTCATCAATACAGTTCCATTCATAGCTTCCAGATTATATAAATTATCGGGGGTACGTATTGTAAGATTTTTGCTGGTAACCAATAATTCACTTTCTGTGAAAAGTATTCGCATTGCCTCATCAGCTATCGAATCCATATTAATACTACCCGCCGATTCAATACTGGCTAATAATTGCCCGTTGTAATCAGAAAGAAGGGTGTCGGGTATAAATGAACTCCAGTCCTGGAGGTTAATTTCAACTTTGGCTTTTGTTTGATAATATGGTTTTTGCCCGTTTTTAAAATAGGCATTACCCGATAGGCTGCTTTTGTTTGCTTTTAAGTCGAATGATTCAAGGTCAACGGCCAGATGATCAATATTATCGATGCTTCCGGTATATTTTCCTCTTACACTGGATGGTGCAATATCCATTTTATAATCGGGCAACTGACAGCTGATATTTTCGAATTGAAAAGCCTGGTTATGATAACTGGCAGAACCGTTCATGTTTTGCAGGTTGATAACTGAATCCATCTCAACAAAAAGGTTGGTAAAAGTAAGTTTTAAGGTACTTCGGTTAAGTGACTCATTAATGTAACTCATGGTAACTGAATCGGGTAATGAGCCACTATTGGTCAGATCAGCTTTTACTCTGCCTCCTATGTTTGTTTTCAGATCCTGAGGAACCAGATGATTAAACTCATCAAGTAAAATATTGGCTTGTGTTTGAAATGAATAAACAGGTTGATCGAAATTGATAACTTTAGCAGTTAAATTAACACTGCTTTGGTTTGTTTTAACTTGTAATTTCTTTATCTCAAGCTCCGAAGATGCCATAGAGCGTTGATTTCCGTTGGTAAAGCTTATTTCGGTAGAAAGATCTTTAATGGAAGGGTAATCTAAAGCTGAAAGCCGGGTGTCCTCCAGTTTGATCAAAGCATTTATTTGAGGTAGGTTTATGGTGTCCAATAAATCCCCGTTTATAGATGCAGCGGTATTTAAAATACCACCATCGATCTGTAGTTTGTAGTCAGTAATTAATGAATCAGGTATATACTTAGACAGTTCCTTCAGATCGAAATGGGTTTCAAATATTTTTAGTTCAGCAGGAAAATTACCGGTTGTATTAATCCACCCTGATGTATTAATTTTTACACCTTCACTAATTAGTGATGCGTTTTCGAGATGAAGGGTATCGTTTAGAAATAGCGCTTTTAAGTCAAGCTGCATATTATTCATCAGATGGGCTTTCGTATCCGGATAATTTAACTTGTTGAGAGTAACAGATCCTTCAACATTGGCTGATAAACCACTTACTTCTTTCATGAAAACAGACGATAAGGCATCCAGCATGATGGTTGCCGTAATATTTTCTGCTTCGTCGATATAAATTAATTGTACAGCTGTTGTTTTAATTAGTGGAGCGGCAATATTTAAAGCTGCAGAAGTAGTGTCGGTTTCATTTTCTTCTGATTCAGGAATTAAAAAATCAATATTTGTCTTCTGATTATTGTAAACGTGGTAATTGGCTACTCCGTTTTCTAATCGTATTTCTACAATATTGATCTGGTCATGAAGCAAAGGAGTCATCTCAACTTCGATATATAAGTCTTTTAAAACCAAAATATCATCCAAACCAAGCGAATCACTTTTTAGTTGCACGTTTTGCAATTGCAATTGGGCATTAGGAAAATCCTTTAAAAGCGAGAATTCAATATTTTCAACAGACAATTCAGTACCCAGGGTTTTATTAAGTTGATTTATTGCGAGTTTTGATATTGGTTTTTCAGCAAACTCAGCAATTAAAATAAGCAAAAGGATAAAGCAAACTATAATAATTCCCAGGTACTTTAATGTTTTAAGAAAGAGTTTCATCGACTTGTGTTTGAAGTGTGAAGACTAAATACAATTATGTATTTAAAATAAGTAATTCTGTTGGAAAACAATATAAAGTGTGCTTCAAAGTTAGTTTATTTTTCTTCTTTGTTAATAAGAAAAGTCCTGTAAATATTGACTTCTGCAATATGTTTTTGTAATTTACTTTTGTCTTGAGACATGATGGCTGCGTAAGCAGGTTGGGGTGAAAAGCTGGTGCGCCTCGCTATAATAAGGGTACGAGGATCCTGGCACATATTTGCCAATCAAAGGATAACGAGCGATGCAAGAGCTTTTCCTCCTTTTTTACCACTTTTAAAGAAGTGGTTTTTTATTGTCGATACTTTGAAACCATAGAAGTGATAAGGCGTATAGCAAGCTTAACTGTTTTTGTTATATTCGTATTACAATCCGAATTTTATGAGTAAGCACAAATATTTGACTCTGTTATTGGTAGTATTTATGATGAGCGATCTCATGGCTCAATTACAAAGTCACTATGAAGACTATCAATATTCCCCTTTTGAGCGCTATGTTTATCAGCCCGGAAGTAATTTGCACACATCAGTGAGGCAATATCGTCTGGATGAACTGAATAAGATATTTAATACCGATTCAATTTTGTATGATGGCTTGCGGGTTCCATCCGGAGATTTAAATTTCTGGAAAAGAATATTTCATGATGATCTCATTCAACTGAAGAAGGATGATATTCATATAGTCATCAATCCCCTGTTTAATTTCGAATACGGAAAAGAGAATATTGAAAGCAAGACGACATATACCAATACACGTGGATTATTTATAGAAGGAAATATTGGTAAACATGTCCATTTTTATACTGACTTTCTGGAGACACAGGCTGTTGTGCCTAATTATATTAATGCATTTGCCAACGAATATGATATTATGCCCGGTTGGGGTAAGCGTAAAAAATATGCAGAAAACGGACATGACTTTGCCAATGTTACGGCTTATGTAGCCTTTGATTTGGCTAAGTATTTTAGTTTACAAATAGGTAATGGTAAGCACTTTTTTGGAGATGGTCACCGATCGATGTTACTTTCAGATGTAGCATTTAGCTATCCGTATGTTAAGCTTACAGCAGACTTCTGGAAGATAAAATATACTGTATTGTATAATAAAATGCTGGAATATGATGAGACTAAAGTTCCTAACGATTATCGTTTCCCAGGTAAGTACGGAGTATTTCAATATTTAGATTTAAATATTGGTAAGCGAACTGCATTAGGATTGTTTGCCAGTGTGGTTTATGCAGAGCAGGATACCACTGGCTATAGGGGGTTTGACTGGCATTACCTGAATCCTGTAGCTTTTATGCGCCCGGTTGAATATGCTTTAGGATCACCTGATAATGTTACTATTGGTTTTAATGCCAGGTACATTGCTGCACGGTGGTTGACTTTTTACGGACAGTTTGTTTTGGGTGAGTTTAAAGCTGATGAGGTTTTTGGAGGTACACAGTGGTGGGCAAATAAGAATGGATTTCAACTAGGTTTAAAAACATTTGACTTATTTGGAATAAAGAAACTTGATTTTCAGGCTGAATATAACCAGGCTCGTCCGTATTTGTATTCGCACTACACAAGTATTTATGCCAATTCGCATTACAGGCAACCATTAGCTCATATTTTAGGAGCTAATTTCCGCGAGGGTTTTGCCTTATTGAAGTATCGCCATCGGAGATGGATGTTTAAGGCTGAGTTGATGACAGCTATGTATGGTGAGGATTTTGGTGACGGAGTAAGCTGGGGTAAGAACGTGATTGTTGATAGTAATAATCGACCTACTGATGAAAATGGCAGATATATTGATTATGGTCATTACATAGGGCAAGGATTGAAAACCAATGTTTACAATGCAGATATTAACATCAGTTATTTAATCAATCCCCGAAATATGTTTAACCTGGTTGCAGGTGCCCGATTGCGTAAACTCAGTAATGATGAACAAATTGAAGAAACCCAACACTTTTATTTTGGTGTCAGGACTTCAATAAAAAGTATTTATAACAACTTCTGATTCGATAATGGAGGATGATTAATTAATCATCTTCCATATCATCATCGTCATCCTCATCGTCATATTCATCTTCCATGTCATCGTCATCGTCGCTGTCAACATCTTCGTCCCCAATTACATCTTTCATGTAGTCAACATCGGCATATTTTTCTGAGTAATCTTCTTTGGCACTGTTTTTAAGATTTCCATCGTCATTGTAGTCATCATCGTCTTCAATGATTTGTTCTGCTTCAACAACACTCATCTTAACCAAAAAATAACTATCATCTGTTTCGAATGGCAAGGCACTGATCATTTGGCCATCTTTATATGAAAAGGTAATCAGGTTATCACTAAAACCATACGGATAAGTAAGTTTGATTTGTTCTTTGATTTCATCATCAAGCTTCTTGTAATCCTTTATAATTCTTGGTTTGTTGCTCATAGCTTTACAATTATTCTAATAAATATACTTTTTAAACTGCTATTGAAAAGTTTGTCTTTATTACTCGCTTTTTAGCTATTATTTAGTTTCTACTATACTATTTTAAAAAAGGTTCTTGTTTTTGTCAAATATTAGATTAACTAAATTTTATTGTTGATCGAATTTCTTCCAAGATTAGGTAAAGGTTTTCCAGGATATTATCAATTTAAATCGTCGGATTTTTTCATTAAATCTTTTAGAGAGTTTAAAAGCATCTTTTTTATTTGAACTTTTGAAAAAGATTTACATTTTCAATTCGGGTAAAATTTCTTGTTTTTTAGACTCTTAGTGTTAATGAAAACCTTGATGCATCATTAATATTACCTGTGAGCAAGTAATAAAAAAAACCTGTAGCACCAAATAGGGCAACAGGCTTTTTTCTATTTTTTTTAAAGTTTTTTATTCTAACTCAACAATGGTTATTCCAGATCCTCCTTCTTGTATATGAGCATCACGAAACTTGCGTACAAATGGGATTGTAGCCAATTGTTCACGAATGAGAGTGCGAAGTATTCCGTTGCCTTTCCCATGAAGTATTTTAACCTCGTTTACTTCACACATTACTGCTTCGTCAATATGGTTGATTACCATTTGAATAGCTTCATCTCCTCTGAATCCGCGCAGATCTATATCTGGTTTGAAGGTTAATTTACGCTCTCTGACTTTTCCTGAAACATTGGATATTACATGGTTTGAAGGAGTAGTACCGGTCTTTTTTGTACCTGATACTTTTTTTAGTCGGGTTACTTTTACCTTGGTTTGAATATTACCAAAGGCAACAGTAGCTTCCTTGCCACTGATAGATAAAACCTCGCCTGGCAGAGATTGACCCTCCAGCTTAACAGTGTCTCCTTTTTCGATCGTTTCTACGATAACTTTCCTGGGTTTCTCAGGTGTAACACCTACGTTGTTTTCTTTCTCTTTTTTTCGATTGGCTTTTCTTTCTTCCCGGTCTTTTATCTGCTGAATTTTCTTGTCAATCTTAGCATCTGTTACTTTTTCTTCAGTGGCTTTTTCCTTGAAAACGTCCAGTTTCTGACGAGCCAGTTTGGTTTTTTCTTTTTCTGCCTGAGACTCCTTTATGGTGCGGATAGTCTTTTCAATCTCCTTATTGGCACTTGAAAGAAGTTGGTCAGCTTCCAGTCGGGCTTTTTCCATCACATCTTTTCGTTCTTTTTTGATGTTCTGAAGTTCGAGCTGGTATCTTTCCAATACCTCAGCCAATCGTTTTTCGTTGATGCGGATGGTATTTCTTTTTTGCTCCCAATATCTTTTGTCTCTTACTATTTCACGCAGATTCTTGTCGTAATCGACATGCTCCTGACCAATTTTATCTTTGGCACTGTTAAGGATATTTTCTGGCAAACCAATTTTTCGTGCAATTTCAAAAGCGAATGAAGAACCTGGTTGAGCAATTTGCAATTTATATAAAGGCATTATTCTACCGGTATCAAAAAGCATTGCTCCGTTTTCAATTCCTTCGGTTTGCGATGCCATATGCTTGAGGTTTGTATAGTGTGTAGTTATCACTCCATAAACACCTTGTTGATTCAGTTGTTCAAGTACGCTCTCTGCAATTGCTCCACCCAGCATTGGCTCTGTTCCTGTACCAAACTCATCAATCAGAATAAGCGTTTCTTTTTTACTGTAACGTAAAAAATGCTTCATATTGAAGAGGTGAGAACTGTAGGTGCTCAGGTCGTTTTCAATAGATTGCTCGTCGCCAATGTCGATAAAGATATCCTGAAAAAATCCCATCTTAGATCCTTCGTGCATGGGAACCAAACATCCGCATTGAAACATATATTGCAGCAAACCTACTGTTTGCAGACAAACTGATTTACCGCCGGCATTAGGTCCTGAAATCAATAATAATCGTTGATTCGGATCTTTTAATTCAATGTCGAGCGGAATAACTTCTTTTTTAGCTTCTTTAAATTGAAGATGCAGCAAGGGGTGTTTACTTTCTCTCCAATTAAAACTTTGATCGTTATGGAAATCGGGTAAGGTGGCATCAATGTTTAAGGCAAAGCGCGCTTTGGCTCTGATAAAATCGATGGTACCCATAAATCGGTATGAATCCAGCAAATCATCAATGTATGGTCTGATTTGATCTGCCACATCAATTAAAATCTTAACGATTTCACGACGTTCTGCATACTCCAGTTCACGTACTTCATTATTGATCTCAACAATTTCTGTTGGTTCTATAAAGGATGTTTTACCTGTAGCAGATTCATCTTGAACAATACCACCCAGTTTACGCTTGTTAGCAGATGAAATCGGAATCACTGATCGTCCGTCGCGTATCGCAATATTTGCATCGGCTTCAACCAGTCCATCCTGCTTGGCTTTGCGAAGAATTGCACTAAGCTTCCGCGATATGCTGTTTTGTTTAGAAAGAATGTCCTTTCGAATTCTGGCTAATTCGGGCGAAGCATTGTCTTTCAACTTCCCGAATTTATTTAATAAAAAATCAATCTTATCCTGTAAAAATGGGAAAACTGCCACATTGGCAACCAATGCTTTTAATTCAGGGTACTCTTCTTCGTCTTTTTTGTTGAAAAATCTTACTATATCATTTATGGTTGTTAACGAGCGAAGTAAATCAAGCAGTTCTGATTCTTCCATGAATCTTCCTTCGGTACGAATTCGAAGTAGAGGCTCACGAACATCAATAAAATAACTTAACGGAAAATTATCCTCTTCCAGGCAAATTTTTCTGAACTCAAATGTTTGAAGTTGATTCAGACGAGTTTCATCAAAGTTTGTACTGAATTGCATTTCATCCACAACCTCTTTACCAAGGTTGCTCATACAATTATTTTTGATGTGCTCGCGAATGCGATTAAACTTAATCTTCTCTTCGAAATTTGCAGGATAAATCACTGTTTTACTTTTTCTGCAAAAATAGAAAAATTAAACAGGCTTTTAACAGTAGAATGAATGGTAATCAAGAGTAAAGAATAAAAAAGACAAAAAAATCGTATTTTTTTTAAAAAGGGTATTGACAACAGATAAGGAAGAGCTTAATTTTGTTTTGCAACTTAAAAAAAGGCTCTCCTGGTCCCCAAATATAGAAACATTCGGATGTGTGTGAGGTTTAGGTTAGAATTTTTTTTTCTTAGAATGTTTCTTGCCTGTCTCCCAAAGACAGGCTTTTTTTATTCCTTTACTTTTGAATGAAAATGTTGAACCAGTACAACCGTTGCGATTGAAATAAATGGTAGCAATAAATTTAACCTCAATACTATATTAAATATGTTGCTCTGGTTTCATAAGTTTTAATCACTTCGACTTGTTTTGACTACTTTAAAAAGTAAAAACTTTATCAGTGTGTAAATTTTGATTGGCTCTTAAGGATTTAAGATTTTACCAGCATAAGTATCCATTGCTTCAAATAGCTTGAGAGGTGAAAGTGTGCGCCATTTTACCGCTGATAGATTACCACCGTACAGCAGATAATAATTTAGATTGATCTTATCGAATTCAGCCAGCACATGTTCTCTGAAATTGATTGCAATAATCCATCCATCTTCTATATCATTGAACCAATCTTCGTAATAAGAATCATCAGAATAATGGAAGTTTAATACATTTTCACCAATCAAAATGAATTTTTGAATACCATTATCTTCAAGGTGTTCAATAATATTACGCTTGAGGTGCATAATATCGTTATACAGGCAGTCATTCCATTCGCCCATTAATTCAATGATACAACATCCTAAATCATAATTGGCATACAGAATCTTCAGGTAGAGTGTACTTGATCCGAATTCATCCCATTTAGGATGGATATAATGATCGTAGATGGTATTGCGACATAAATATTCATCAAAGAGCTGACCATAATAAGGTGATTTTATATCCTCATTGGCCTTGTAAATCTTTTCCCACCTGTTGTATGGTTCAATGTTCTGCATGGTGCAAAAATAATGAAAGTGCTTGTTGTGTCAATCAATATTCTGAGTATAAAAAAAGCGAATCGTTAAAGATTCGCTTAAGATATAAAGAGTAAAAGCTTTTCTTATAAGTTCGCCAGACGATTTAATATTTTATCCAATCCTAATAAGAAGACAATACCTGCAACTACAAAATATACCAGCGAAGGAATCTTTGTAAATACAGCGAAGAACTGAGTGAAGCTTTTATTGATTGAACCCAGATCCAATTGTTTGGATGTGAAACCCAAATCACCAAGGTATTGCTGAATAACAGAGGCGTCAACCAGAAAAGAGATGGCTAATATGGCGATGGCAGCCGTAATTATCCACCATCTGTTTTGTTTATTGATTAATGGCTGATAAGTCTGAGGTTCCTGCACCCAGTCGTGCAAAACACGATTCATCGCATTTTGCCTGATTGAAACAGGAGCTTCTTCAGGTGTGAAATCCCTGAATAATTCCTTCAACAGTTTATCATCATCGTGATTAATCTTTTTCATCGTCTCAAATTTATAAAATCGAGTTCAACTCTCCTTTTAAAATAGCATTTAATTCTGTTTGCATTTGCTTTCTTCCCCGGTGCAGTTTCACTTTTACATTAGAAACTGAAAGACCCGTAGCTTTGCTAATCTCTTCAATGCTTTGTTCTTTATAATAGTATAAGATCAGAATAAATGCATCGTCTTCCTTTAAATTACTCAATGCTTTTTTAAGTACCTTCTTCCTTTCCTGTAATTCCAGCCTGTGCATATTGTTTTCTGCATAATTGGCTTCGTACAGAATAGTTTCCTTGCTTTCAAGGTCCTCTGTTAAAGGTTTTCGGCTTCGTAATTTTGAAATGGCAGTATTATAAACAATCCGATAGAGCCAGGTTGAAA contains:
- a CDS encoding Smr/MutS family protein — its product is MSNLGKEVVDEMQFSTNFDETRLNQLQTFEFRKICLEEDNFPLSYFIDVREPLLRIRTEGRFMEESELLDLLRSLTTINDIVRFFNKKDEEEYPELKALVANVAVFPFLQDKIDFLLNKFGKLKDNASPELARIRKDILSKQNSISRKLSAILRKAKQDGLVEADANIAIRDGRSVIPISSANKRKLGGIVQDESATGKTSFIEPTEIVEINNEVRELEYAERREIVKILIDVADQIRPYIDDLLDSYRFMGTIDFIRAKARFALNIDATLPDFHNDQSFNWRESKHPLLHLQFKEAKKEVIPLDIELKDPNQRLLLISGPNAGGKSVCLQTVGLLQYMFQCGCLVPMHEGSKMGFFQDIFIDIGDEQSIENDLSTYSSHLFNMKHFLRYSKKETLILIDEFGTGTEPMLGGAIAESVLEQLNQQGVYGVITTHYTNLKHMASQTEGIENGAMLFDTGRIMPLYKLQIAQPGSSFAFEIARKIGLPENILNSAKDKIGQEHVDYDKNLREIVRDKRYWEQKRNTIRINEKRLAEVLERYQLELQNIKKERKDVMEKARLEADQLLSSANKEIEKTIRTIKESQAEKEKTKLARQKLDVFKEKATEEKVTDAKIDKKIQQIKDREERKANRKKEKENNVGVTPEKPRKVIVETIEKGDTVKLEGQSLPGEVLSISGKEATVAFGNIQTKVKVTRLKKVSGTKKTGTTPSNHVISNVSGKVRERKLTFKPDIDLRGFRGDEAIQMVINHIDEAVMCEVNEVKILHGKGNGILRTLIREQLATIPFVRKFRDAHIQEGGSGITIVELE
- a CDS encoding AsmA family protein is translated as MKLFLKTLKYLGIIIVCFILLLILIAEFAEKPISKLAINQLNKTLGTELSVENIEFSLLKDFPNAQLQLQNVQLKSDSLGLDDILVLKDLYIEVEMTPLLHDQINIVEIRLENGVANYHVYNNQKTNIDFLIPESEENETDTTSAALNIAAPLIKTTAVQLIYIDEAENITATIMLDALSSVFMKEVSGLSANVEGSVTLNKLNYPDTKAHLMNNMQLDLKALFLNDTLHLENASLISEGVKINTSGWINTTGNFPAELKIFETHFDLKELSKYIPDSLITDYKLQIDGGILNTAASINGDLLDTINLPQINALIKLEDTRLSALDYPSIKDLSTEISFTNGNQRSMASSELEIKKLQVKTNQSSVNLTAKVINFDQPVYSFQTQANILLDEFNHLVPQDLKTNIGGRVKADLTNSGSLPDSVTMSYINESLNRSTLKLTFTNLFVEMDSVINLQNMNGSASYHNQAFQFENISCQLPDYKMDIAPSSVRGKYTGSIDNIDHLAVDLESFDLKANKSSLSGNAYFKNGQKPYYQTKAKVEINLQDWSSFIPDTLLSDYNGQLLASIESAGSINMDSIADEAMRILFTESELLVTSKNLTIRTPDNLYNLEAMNGTVLMKNDSISMEDISGSFNQISFTADSTYVVDLHKSVLQNQKKKVKVRGFVHLGNIDYAELEKLMPVTDSTEVAQVDTIPAEPGNYSFDVRGKFYVDQLKYENAILENISGLYKLTDHEYIVDQLKFDAFKGHANTSVKVQMYDNIQKIYFKNSTKNLDVNQLLVDFDNFKEYGNEDYINHEQLSGFLSTNNLNGYILFKDSLITDSIFVTADLTLENGKLFNYPIAVEMGDDYGIDGLEKIKFKTIDTKLFVYAGAVYAPQTNIKTNTFDVTLFGMQKFNFDCQYHLRFYLKEILRKGKTDRIEKKQSKESKQKDDGGTKGLTSLFAIYKVENGKTVKSFLEGKDSDDRKKMSRLINLKEVILEAVFLPQFVTYKTDLEQKKNE
- a CDS encoding RNA polymerase sigma factor produces the protein MSNNKDIELIKSIKKGDVAAFSQIIDMYQHMAFTLAKGIVKNQQEAEEVTQDAFVKAYKSLDSFKGDATFSTWLYRIVYNTAISKLRSRKPLTEDLESKETILYEANYAENNMHRLELQERKKVLKKALSNLKEDDAFILILYYYKEQSIEEISKATGLSVSNVKVKLHRGRKQMQTELNAILKGELNSIL